In Streptomyces venezuelae, the sequence AGCAGCCTCGCTGCGTACCGGGTCCTGAGCAGCTCCGCATACCCCGCGGCCATGTCCGCCCCCTTCTGCCCGGAACCCAGCCCGGGGAATACCTCAAGTAATACGTATAACTTTCGAGGTCATACGTACCATGTCCCCAGCACGGGGGTCCAGCCGAACGACCACCCCCACCCCGCCGACCTCGTACAACAGGAGCACGGTGTGACGAGACCCACCAGCCGCGACGTGGCCGCCGCCGCCGGGGTCTCCCAGGCCACCGTCTCCCTCGTCCTCGCCGACAAATGGCCCGGCCGCGTCTCCGAACGCACCGCCACCCACGTCCGCGAAACCGCCACCCGCCTCGGCTACCGCCCCAACCTCGCCGCCCGCAACCTCCGCCTCGGCACCACCCGCACCGCCCTCCTCGTCGTCCCCGCCCTCACCAACGAGTTCTTCGCCCGCGTCTACACCGGAGCAGCCCGCGTCGCCGCCGAACACGGCTTCGGCGTCGTCCTCTACCCCTCCCCCGACGGCACCGGCCCCGCCCGCGACCCCTTCGCCTCCGCCCGCGCCGCCCTCGACGGAGTCATCGCCTCCTCCATGGCCGCCCACACCCTCGACGCCATCGGCGGCAACACCCTCCCCCTCGTCATGCTCGACAGCGACCCCACCGCCGACACCGCCGCCGCCCACGTCAACCTCGCCATGGCCGACGGCATGCGCCAGATCACCGAACACCTCCTCCCCCTCGGCCACCGCCGCTTCCTCCACCTCGCCTCCGCCGTCGACTCCTGGACCTTCGACACCCGGGCCGAAGCCCTGCGCGCCCTCCTGAGCCCCCACGCCGAGCTGCGCACCGTACGGGCCCCCCTCACCGTCGACGCCGCCCGTACGGCCATGGAGAGCGCCCTGGCGACCCCCCAGGGCCGGCCCACCGCCATCGTCTGCGACGACGACATCCTCGCCGCCGGCGCCTGCAAGGCCGCCCGCCGCCTCGGCCTGCGCATCCCCGAGGACCTCTCCGTCACCGGCTTCGACGACCTCGCCCTCGCCACCGCCGTCGAACCCGAACTCACCACCGTCCACCTCCCCGCCGAACGCGTCGGCGAACAAGGCATGACCGCCCTCCTCGCCGTCCTCGAAGGCACCGCCTGGACCGCCCCCGACATCCCCGTCCACCTCGTCGTCCGCGACTCCACGGGCCCCGCCCCGGCGCCGCAGCCGTAGCGCCCCGGACACGACGAAGCCCCGGCCCGCCGCGAACGGCGAACCGGGGCCCCACACACACTGCGGCTACTCGGCGTCGTCCTCCGGCGCCTCGTCGTTCGACACGGCATCCGCCTGCACCGCCGCCGTCACGTCCGCCTCCAGCAGCCGCGACAGCTGCCGGCCCCGGATCCGCTTGAACTTCCGCTGCTGCGACCGCGTCCGGTCCAGCACCGCGACCTCCAGCCGCTCGGCCGGAATCGCCTTGTCCGCACCGTTGGCCTGGCTGGACAGCGCCTGCACCGCCAGCTTCAGCGCCTCCGACAGCGTCATCCCGTCCTGGTGGCGCTGATCCAGGAAGGTACTGATCTGCTCGGCATTGCCACCGACCGCGACCGAACCGTGCTCGTCCACGATCGACCCGTCGTGCGGCAGCCGGTAGATCTGGTCCCCGGCGGCCGTCGTACCGACCTCCGCGACCACCAGCTCCACCTCGTACGGCTTCTCACCCGCCGACGAGAAGATCGTGCCGAGCGTCTGCGCGTACACGTTCGCCAGCCCACGGGCCGTCACATCGTCACGGTCGTAGGTGTATCCACGCAGATCCGCGTACCGCACACCACCGATCCGCAGGTTCTCGTACTCGTTGTACTTGCCGGCGGCCGCGAAGCCGATCCGGTCGTAGATCTCGCTGAACTTGTGCAGCGCACGGGACGGGTTCTCACCGACGAACACGATGCCGTCGGCGTACTGCAGCACGACCAGGCTGCGACCGCGGGCGATGCCCTTGCGGGCGTATTCGGCCCGGTCGGCCATGGCCTGCTGGGGTGACACATAGAACGGAGTCGACACCGGCTGTCCGTCCCTTTCTTCTGGGCTCCTACGGGGCGACGGATGGTCAGAGCAGGGCGGCGCGCGGGCCGTCGGGCTGCTCCAGCCTGCGGTTGGTGACCGTACGGGCGAGCTCCTGCGACTCCTCGTCGGTCAGCCTGCGGAACCCCTCGTCCGTGATCACGGTGACGATCGGGTAGATGTGGCGGTACAGGTCCGGCCCACCGGTCGCCGAGTCGTCGTCGGCGGCGTCGTAGAGCGCCTGGACGACCAGCGTGGTGGCCTGCTCCTCCGTCAGATCAGGACGGAAGAGCTTCTTCATGGAGCCCCGCGCGAAGATCGAACCGGACCCGGTGGCGGCGTAACCGTGCTCCTCGGAGCGGCCGCCGGTCACGTCGTAGGAGAAGATCCGGCCCTTCTCCTTGGCCTCGTCGTACCCCGCGAACAGCGGCACGACCGCCAGGCCCTGCATCGCCATGCCGAGATTGCTGCGGATCATGGTGGAGAGCCGGTTGGCCTTGCCCTCCAGGGACAGGGTCGTCCCCTCCACCTTCTCGAAGTGCTCCAGCTCCAGCTGGAACAGCTTGACCATCTCCACCGCCAGGCCGGCCGTACCGGCGATACCGACGGCGGAGTACTCGTCGGCCGGGAACACCTTCTCGATGTCCCGCTGCGCGATCATGTTCCCCATGGTCGCCCGCCGGTCACCGGCGAGGACGACCCCGCCGGGGAAGGTGGCGGCGACGATGGTCGTCCCGTGCGGCGCCTCGACGACACCCTCCGGCAGCTTGCGGTTGCCGGGCAGCATCTCGGGCGAGTGCGCGCCCAGGAAGTCCATGAAGGACGAGGACCCCGGCGTCAGGAAGGCTGCCGGTAGACGCCCTGTGCTACGAGTGTTGGGTTCCACAGGTTTCCTTCCACGTAAGCGGCTGCACGCCGTATGACGTCCGGCCGATCCTTGAACTGCCCCAGGGCTGCGTTACAGCTGAAGCACAGTACGCCTCGGACCTTACCCGTCTGATGATCGTGATCAACGTGCTCGGCCGGAGCCTTTTGGCAGATCACGCAGACCCCGCCTTGAGCGCCGATCATTTCGTCGCGATCAGCCTCGGTCATGCCGTACGAGCGCTCGAGATGACCCACCCGGCGTCCGACTGCTCGGCATGCCTTGCAACGCGTCGCAAGGCCATCGGGAGCTGACGTTTTCCGGTGCCACTCGGAGTGCGGCTTCTCGTCGCCGCACCCGAGGCGAAACTTGTGCCCTTCAGGAGCGCTGGGCCTATGCGACCTGCCCATGGTCTGCTCGCGCTTTCGGCGGGACTCGTCACCGCAAGCACGGCAGTGCCGTTGAAATCCGTCGAGGGTGGCTCGCTTGGAGGCGTACTCCCGATGCGGCTTCTCCTCACCGCACCAGGAGCACCGCTTCACTAGCCCCAGCACCGCCGACCCACCTTCAAATCGAAGGCAAACCCGGCCTACTGGCCACCCTTTTGAACGAAGGACCGCACGAAGTCCTCGGCATTCTCCTCGAGTACATCGTCAATCTCGTCAAGTACGGAGTCGACGTCGTCGGAGAGCTTCTCCTGGCGCTCCTTGAGGTCGGTCGATTCCTCGACCGCCGCCTCCTCGACCTCCTCGGTCGAGCGCGTCGCCTTCTGCTGTCCGCCGCCGGTGTCCTTGGTCGCCATGTCTACCTCACCCCGCTCGGTTCGCACGCTCATGTCGAGAGACCCCGGGATTCGGGATCTCTCAAGATCAGACCCTACGTCGGACCCTATAGGGAGGGTCCGACATTCGTCCCCGTACTTTCACAGTCCGGTTCTCTTCATGATTCCCGGACCGAAGGCCTTTCAGCCGCGTTCACTGCCCCGAAAGCACCCGGACCAGGTCCTCCGCCGTGCGGCAGCGGTCCAGGAGCTCCTTGACGTGGTTGCGGGTCCCCCGCAGGGGTTCCAGCGTCGGGACCCGCTGGAGCGAGTCCCGGCCGGGGAGGTCGAAGATCACCGAGTCCCAGGACGCCGCCGCCACGTCGTCCGCGTACTGCTCCAGGCAGCGGCCGCGGAAGTAGGCCCGGGTGTCCTCCGGAGGCTTGCTCTGAGCCCGCTCGACCGCCGGCTCCTCCACCAGTCGCTTCATCTTGCCGCGGGCCACCAGTCGGTTGTACAGGCCCTTCTCGGGCCGTACGTCCGAGTACTGGAGGTCCACCAGGTGCAGCCGCGCCGCGTCCCAGCCGAGGCCGTCCCGCCGCCGGTACCCCTCCAGGATCTCCTTCTTGGCGATCCAGTCGAGCTCCCCCGACAGGCTCATCGGGTCGCTCTCCAGCCGGCCCAGCACGTCCTCCCAGCGACCCAGCACATCCTTGGTCTGCTCGTCGGCGTCGGACCCGAAACGTTCGTCCACGTACTTGCGTGCCAGCTCGAAGTACTCCATCTGGAGTTGCACCGCGGTCAGCGTCCGGCCGCTGCGCAGCGTGATCAGGTGCTGCAGGTCGGGGTCGTGGGAGACCTGGTGCAGGGTGCGTACGGGCTGGTCGACGGCCAGGTCGACGCTGATGAACCCGTCTTCGATCATGGACAGGACAAGTGCGGTCGTGCCGAGTTTGAGGTAGATGGAGATCTCGGAGAGGTTGGCGTCTCCGATGATCACGTGGAGCCGGCGGTACTTCTCGGCGTCCGAGTGGGGCTCGTCGCGGGTGTTGATGATGGGCCGTTTGAGGGTGGTCTCCAGGCCTACCTCGACCTCGAAGTAGTCCGCGCGCTGGCTGATCTGGAAGCCGTGCTCGCGGCCGTCCTGGCCGATCCCGACGCGTCCGGCGCCGGTGACGACCTGGCGGGAGACGAAGAAGGGGGTCAGGTGGCGCACGATCTCCGAGAAGGGGGTTTCCCGCTTCATCAGGTAGTTCTCGTGCGTGCCGTAGGAGGCGCCCTTGTTGTCGGTGTTGTTCTTGTAGAGGTGGATCGGCTGGGCGCCGGGGAGCTGGGCGGCGCGGACGGCCGCCTCGGCCATGATCCGCTCGCCGGCCTTGTCCCAGAGGACGGCGTCGAGCGGGTTGGTGATCTCGGGCGAGCTGTACTCGGGGTGTGCGTGGTCGACGTAGAGGCGTGCGCCGTTCGTGAGGATGACGTTGGCGAGGCCGATGTCCTCGTCGGTCAGCTGGCTGTTGTCGGCGGCCTCGCGGGCGAGGTCGAAGCCGCGGGCGTCCCGCAGCGGATTCTCCTCCTCGAAGTCCCAGCGGGCGCGTCGCGCCCGGTGCATCGCCGCCGCGTAGGCGTTGACGATCTGGGACGAGGTGAGCATGGCATTGGCGTTCGGGTGCCCCGGGACGGAGATCCCGTACTCCGTCTCGATCCCCATTACTCGCCGTACGGTCATGCGGCCCTCCTTGCCCGGCGGCGCTCCCCTTTCGGGAGCGGCGCTCAAGTACCGCTGGTGCTCCGGTGCGTGTTGCTGTGCGGTGCCCGTCCCCGCACTGCGCGTCCGGCGGTACGGAAGAGCCTAGAACCACTGCGCGCTCGTGGGGAGATCATTTCCGTCATTGGATCCGCCTCGTCACCGGCTGAAAAGCGGCCGGTAAAGGGGTGGGGTAAAGCAGTCGGCTGCGGATGCCCGGGGTGGGCATCCGCAGCCGCCCCGCTTCGTCAGAGGTACTGACCGGTGTTTGCCACCGTGTCGATGGAGCGTCCGGTGTCCGCGCCTTGCTTTCCGGTGACGAGGGTGCGGATGAATACGATCCGCTCGCCCTTCTTTCCGGAGATGCGGGCCCAGTCGTCCGGGTTGGTGGTGTTGGGCAGGTCCTCGTTCTCCTTGAACTCGTCCACGCAGGCCTGGAGCAGGTGGGAGACCCGCAGGCCCTTCTGGTTGTGTTCGAGGAAGGCCTTGATCGCCATCTTCTTGGCCCGGTCTACGATGTTCTGGATCATCGCGCCGGAGTTGAAGTCCTTGAAGTAGAGGACTTCCTTGTCGCCGTTGGCGTACGTGACCTCGAGGAAGCGGTTCTCCTCGGTTTCGGCGTACATCTGCTCGACGACGGTCTGGATCATGCTGTGGACGGTGCCGTCCTTGGAGCCCTGGTGTTCGGACAGGTCGTCCGTGTGCAGGGGCAGGGAGGCCTTGAGGTACTTGGCGAAGATGTCCTTCGCGGCCTCGGCGTCCGGGCGCTCGATCTTGATCTTCACGTCGAGGCGGCCGGGGCGCAGGATGGCCGGGTCGATCATGTCCTCGCGGTTGGAGGCGCCGATGACGATGACGTTCTCCAGGCCTTCCACGCCGTCGATCTCGGCGAGCAGCTGGGGGACGATGGTGTTCTCGACGTCCGAGCTGACTCCGGATCCGCGGGTGCGGAAGAGGGATTCCATCTCGTCGAAGAAGACGATGACGGGGGTGCCCTCGCTCGCCTTCTCGCGGGCACGCTGGAAGACGAGGCGGATGTGCCGCTCGGTCTCGCCGACGTACTTGTTGAGGAGTTCGGGGCCCTTGATGTTCAGGAAGTAGGACTTTCCGGCGGGTTGGCCGGTGACCTCGGCGACCTTCTTGGCAAGGGAGTTGGCGACGGCCTTGGCGATGAGCGTCTTGCCGCAGCCGGGCGGGCCGTAGAGCAGGATGCCCTTCGGGGGCCGCAGTTCGTGTTCCTTGAAGAGGTCGGGGTAGAGGTAGGGGAGCTCGACGGCGTCGCGGATCAGCTCGATCTGGTCGCCCAGGCCGCCGATCTTGTCGTAGTCGATGTCCGGGACCTCTTCGAGGACGAGTTCTTCGACCTCGCTCTTGGGGACGACCTCGTAGACGTAGCCGGAACGGGGTTCGAGCAGGAGGGCGTCGCCGGGGCGGATGGTGATGTCCAGGAGCGGCTCGGCGAGCCTCACCACCCTTTCCTCGTCGGTGTGCCCGACGACCAGGGCGCGCTCGCCGTCCTCAAGGATCTCCTTGAGGGTGACGATGTCCCCGGCCCGCTCGAATTCCATGGCCTCGACCACGTTGAGGGCCTCGTTGAGCATGACCTCCTGGCCGCGCCGGAGGTCTTCCGGGTCGACGCTGGGGCTGACGTTCACGCGGAGCTTTCGGCCTCCGGTGAAGATGTCGACGGTGCCGTCCTCGTTCGCCTGCAAGAAGACACCGAAACCGGCCGGCGGCTGTGCGAGCCGGTCGACTTCTTCCTTGAGGGCCACGATCTGGTCCCGGGCCTCACGGAGGGTATTCGCGAGTCGTTCGTTCTGTGCGGATACGCCGGCCAGATTTGTCTGGAGCTCGACGATCCGCTCTTCGAGAATCCTCGTGTGCCGCGGAGAGTCGGCGAGCTTTCGTCGCAGGACGGCGATTTCCTGCTCGAGATAGGCAACCTGGCCGGCGGGGTCCTCGGACCCTCGCGCGGGCCGGATGCCGCGGTTGATGTCGTCGTCGTGGGCTGCCACGGTCCTCACCTCCTCCAAGGGGAGCTGGACGCTTCCTGACCCTACCTGGGCTGGTGGTGATTGAAACCCCTAGATCACAAAGACGGTAGAGGTGTGTCCGATCTTCACCCTTGCGTACTCCCTCACGCCAAGGAAATACCCACCCATCAAACTCGGGAAGCAGGCGGTTGTAAGGTCGAACTGTTCAACACCCGTCAGGGCTCGCGCGACTTGCTGCGGGTTGTGACCGGGGTGGATCACTCAGCGCAGGGAACGGCAGGAGATATGACCGTGCAGCAGGAGGCTCCGACGGGCGGCGGCGGCGAGGCCGGCGAGCCGCTCGAGGTCTGGATCGATCAGGACCTGTGCACCGGGGACGGCATCTGCGTGCAGTACGCGCCTGAGGTGTTCGAGCTGGACATCGATGGTCTGGCGTATGTGAAGAGCGCGGAGGACGAGCTGCTGCAGGAGGCGGGGGCGACCACTCCGGTTCCGCTGACGCTGCTGCAGGACGTGGTCGACTCGGCGAAGGAATGCCCGGGGGACTGTATTCACGTAAGGCGCGTTTCGGACAGGGTGGAAGTCTTCGGCCCGGACGCCGAGTGACGCTTCAAACACTCCTGGCGGCCGAGTCCGTCAGCTCCTGGCGGAATTTTCCGTCGCGCCAGCGCCACTTGGCGAGCTGTTTCGTGTCGGGGCTGTAGCGGGGTACGTCGGGCGAGGAGTAGCCGACGAGGGTCGCGGTGACGAGTCCGTCGCGCACGGTGAGCTCGGTGGCGGTCTGTCGTCTCGCGGTGTCGAGCAGGGTGGCGACGACGCGGGAGCGGGTGCGGTCGGCGGGGTCCTGGGTGAGTACGTAGATCGCGTGGGGCGGGGTGCCGGAGCCGGCGTCGCAGCGCACGGCGGCCACGGTCTCGGGGCGGCCGTCGCCGTCGAGGTCGCCCTGGGCGCTGGTGGTGACGGTCTGCGGGGCGCCCTTGCAGTCGAGGGGGTAGGTGACCGCTGCCGGGTCGGGAGCGGTGGCCTGGGGGCCCTTCGCGGGGGTGTCGGGGGCGCTCGCGGTGGTGGGGCCGGCCGGGGTGCCGGTGGCGGGCTGTACGAGTCCTGCGGCGGCTATGACGGCTGCCATGGCGGTGGCCGTGGCGAGCCAGTGGACGGGCCTGGTGCGGCTGTGCTCCAGGGTGTGCGGGAGCGGGGCCGTCTCGGCGTGGCTGTGCGGCACGCGGGGTGTCTCCTGTGCGAAGGGTGACGGGGAGCCAGCATCGTGCCACACCTGACGGGGAGCGGGAACGGCTGGGTCCGGGCCTGGTGCACGGGACAACGAAAAGGCGCTGTGGCGCAGTTCCCGGGTGGGTCGGGGGAACTGTGCCACAGCGCCTTTGTGTTGGGTCTGCGGGGCCTTTAGGCGGAGCGGTCGCTGCCGGGGCCGTCGTAGTCCTCGCCGTAGGCGCCCTTGGCGGGGCGGCGGCGGCGCATGGGGGGCTCGACGCCGTCCGCGAGGCGGCGGGCGGTGACGAGGAAGCCGGTGTGGCCGATCATCCGGTGGTCCGGGCGGACGGCGAGGCCTTCCACGTGCCAGTTGCGGATCATCGATTCCCAGGGCTGCGGCTCGGCGAAGCAGCCGATCTCGCGGATGGACTCGACGGTCTTGGACAGCTGGGTGGTGGTGGCCACGTAGCAGCAGAGGATGCCGCCGGGGACGAGGGCCTTCTTGACCGCCTCCAGGCATTCCCAGGGGGCGAGCATGTCGAGGATGACGCGGTCGACGTCGGTCTCGTCCAGGTTGTCCTGGAGGTCGCCCACGGTCAGCTTCCACGCGGGGTGGGGGCCGCCGAAGTAGCGTTCGACGTTGGCGGTGGCGATCTCGGCGAAGTCCGCGCGGCGCTCGTAGCTGTGGAGCATGCCCTGGTCGCCGATGGCGCGCAGCAGGAAGCTGCTGAGGGAGCCGGAGCCCACTCCCGCTTCCACGACGCGGGCGCCGGGGAAGATGTCGGCGAAGGCCAGGATCTGGCCCGCGTCCTTGGGGTAGACCACGGCGGCGCCGCGGGGCATGGACAGGACATAGTCGGGGAGCAGGGGGCGCAGCGCGAGGTAGGCGACGTTGCCGGTGGTGCGGACAACGCTGCCTTCGGGAGAGCCGATCAGCTCGTCGTGCGGGAAGGAACCCTTGTGGGTGTGGAAATTCTTCCCGGCTTCGAGCGTGAACGTGTAGTGGCGGCCCTTGGGGTCGGTGAGCTGTACCTGGTCCCCGACCTCGAAGGGCCCGCGTCGGCGGGCGGCACCGGTCGGTTCGGACATGTGACCAGTGTATTGGCTTCAGGACTGGGGCCGTGCCATGGCCTTCACGAAGGCCTTTTCGACGTCGAGGGTGGACAGGACGCCGTAGATGGTGCCGCCGGGTTCGAGGACGAGGTATTCGGTGGCGGGGGTGGCGCGGAGGTGGTCGAGGAGTTCTTCGCCGGTGAGGTCCGCTGAAACCTTCATGCCGTCGGTGAGGTCCTGGGCGAGGGTGCTGACGGCGACCCAGGGGCGGCGGTGTTCGGGGACGGAGGCGATGGCGGTTTCGCGGACGATGGCGGTGGGGTCGCCTTGTCCGTCGACGACGACGAGGGCGCGGGCGCCGGCTTCGTTGGCGCGGCGGAGGGCTTCGGAGAGGGGGGTGGCGTTCTCGACGGGAATGGCGCGGCGGGTGAGGGTGCGGGCGCGTAGTTCGGGGAGGTGTTCGCGCAGGCGGGCCATGCGCAGGCTGTTGCCGGCGCCGGTCCAGATGATGCCGGCGAGGATGGCGGCGAGGAGCGCGTCCATGACGGTGTTCATGCCGCCGATTTCCTGGGTGCGGTTGCCGAGGACTCCGGTGTGGGTGAGCAGGGGGAGGCCGAGGAGGACGGCGATCGCGAGGCCGCGGCCGACCCAGGCGGCGGCGATGGTGCCGGTCATGGGTTTGCCGGTGATGCCCCAGATGACGGCGCGGAGCATGCGGCCGCCGTCGAGGGGGAGGCCGGGGAGGAGGTTGAAGGCCGCGACGAGGAGGTTGGAGATCGTCAGGCCGGCGAGGAGAACGCCGGGGACGGTGGCCGGGTCGACGGCCTTCATGCCGAGGTAGAAGGCTCCTGTGAGGAGGAGGGAGAGCAGGGGGCCGACGAAGGCGAGGACGAATTCGCGGCCGGGTGTCTCGGATTCCTTTTCGATCTCGGAGACTCCGCCGAAGAACTGGAGCTGGATGCGGCGTACGGGGAGCTTGAAGCGCAGGGCTGCGACGGTGTGTGCGAGTTCGTGGACCAGGACGGAGGCGTAGAAGGCGACGGCGAAGAAGAGGGAGACGAGGTAGCGGACGGGTCCGAGGTCGGGCAGGACGCGGTCCAGCTGGTCGCCGAAGACCCAGGTGATGAGGGCGGCGACGAGGAACCAGCTGGGTGAGACGTAGACGGGTACGCCGAAGGGGCGGCCCATGAGGAGTCCGCCGCCCGGTCCGGAGCGGCCGCCTGAGCGCTCGCCGGTTTCGTCGGTGTCTGCCACGGCTGTCCTTCGTTCGGTGCTGGTGTTTCCAGTGTGTTCTGTTCGTGCGCGGGGTGGTGCTGTAGCGGGTTGTGATGCTCCGATCATGCAGTGCGAGGGGGCTTGGCGTCGATGGTATGCGCGTCCTGTCGGTGGCGGGTCGTAGGGTTTTGTGCATGACGACGAGCCCCGGTGCCGTGCCCGGCGCGGCCGAAGCCGCCAGCCCCAGCGCTGTGGCGCCCTCTTCGCTCTCTCCTT encodes:
- a CDS encoding LacI family DNA-binding transcriptional regulator; its protein translation is MTRPTSRDVAAAAGVSQATVSLVLADKWPGRVSERTATHVRETATRLGYRPNLAARNLRLGTTRTALLVVPALTNEFFARVYTGAARVAAEHGFGVVLYPSPDGTGPARDPFASARAALDGVIASSMAAHTLDAIGGNTLPLVMLDSDPTADTAAAHVNLAMADGMRQITEHLLPLGHRRFLHLASAVDSWTFDTRAEALRALLSPHAELRTVRAPLTVDAARTAMESALATPQGRPTAIVCDDDILAAGACKAARRLGLRIPEDLSVTGFDDLALATAVEPELTTVHLPAERVGEQGMTALLAVLEGTAWTAPDIPVHLVVRDSTGPAPAPQP
- the prcA gene encoding proteasome subunit alpha, giving the protein MSTPFYVSPQQAMADRAEYARKGIARGRSLVVLQYADGIVFVGENPSRALHKFSEIYDRIGFAAAGKYNEYENLRIGGVRYADLRGYTYDRDDVTARGLANVYAQTLGTIFSSAGEKPYEVELVVAEVGTTAAGDQIYRLPHDGSIVDEHGSVAVGGNAEQISTFLDQRHQDGMTLSEALKLAVQALSSQANGADKAIPAERLEVAVLDRTRSQQRKFKRIRGRQLSRLLEADVTAAVQADAVSNDEAPEDDAE
- the prcB gene encoding proteasome subunit beta, with protein sequence MEPNTRSTGRLPAAFLTPGSSSFMDFLGAHSPEMLPGNRKLPEGVVEAPHGTTIVAATFPGGVVLAGDRRATMGNMIAQRDIEKVFPADEYSAVGIAGTAGLAVEMVKLFQLELEHFEKVEGTTLSLEGKANRLSTMIRSNLGMAMQGLAVVPLFAGYDEAKEKGRIFSYDVTGGRSEEHGYAATGSGSIFARGSMKKLFRPDLTEEQATTLVVQALYDAADDDSATGGPDLYRHIYPIVTVITDEGFRRLTDEESQELARTVTNRRLEQPDGPRAALL
- a CDS encoding endonuclease VII domain-containing protein, with translation MIGAQGGVCVICQKAPAEHVDHDHQTGKVRGVLCFSCNAALGQFKDRPDVIRRAAAYVEGNLWNPTLVAQGVYRQPS
- a CDS encoding ubiquitin-like protein Pup, translating into MATKDTGGGQQKATRSTEEVEEAAVEESTDLKERQEKLSDDVDSVLDEIDDVLEENAEDFVRSFVQKGGQ
- the dop gene encoding depupylase/deamidase Dop, translating into MTVRRVMGIETEYGISVPGHPNANAMLTSSQIVNAYAAAMHRARRARWDFEEENPLRDARGFDLAREAADNSQLTDEDIGLANVILTNGARLYVDHAHPEYSSPEITNPLDAVLWDKAGERIMAEAAVRAAQLPGAQPIHLYKNNTDNKGASYGTHENYLMKRETPFSEIVRHLTPFFVSRQVVTGAGRVGIGQDGREHGFQISQRADYFEVEVGLETTLKRPIINTRDEPHSDAEKYRRLHVIIGDANLSEISIYLKLGTTALVLSMIEDGFISVDLAVDQPVRTLHQVSHDPDLQHLITLRSGRTLTAVQLQMEYFELARKYVDERFGSDADEQTKDVLGRWEDVLGRLESDPMSLSGELDWIAKKEILEGYRRRDGLGWDAARLHLVDLQYSDVRPEKGLYNRLVARGKMKRLVEEPAVERAQSKPPEDTRAYFRGRCLEQYADDVAAASWDSVIFDLPGRDSLQRVPTLEPLRGTRNHVKELLDRCRTAEDLVRVLSGQ
- the arc gene encoding proteasome ATPase, with product MAAHDDDINRGIRPARGSEDPAGQVAYLEQEIAVLRRKLADSPRHTRILEERIVELQTNLAGVSAQNERLANTLREARDQIVALKEEVDRLAQPPAGFGVFLQANEDGTVDIFTGGRKLRVNVSPSVDPEDLRRGQEVMLNEALNVVEAMEFERAGDIVTLKEILEDGERALVVGHTDEERVVRLAEPLLDITIRPGDALLLEPRSGYVYEVVPKSEVEELVLEEVPDIDYDKIGGLGDQIELIRDAVELPYLYPDLFKEHELRPPKGILLYGPPGCGKTLIAKAVANSLAKKVAEVTGQPAGKSYFLNIKGPELLNKYVGETERHIRLVFQRAREKASEGTPVIVFFDEMESLFRTRGSGVSSDVENTIVPQLLAEIDGVEGLENVIVIGASNREDMIDPAILRPGRLDVKIKIERPDAEAAKDIFAKYLKASLPLHTDDLSEHQGSKDGTVHSMIQTVVEQMYAETEENRFLEVTYANGDKEVLYFKDFNSGAMIQNIVDRAKKMAIKAFLEHNQKGLRVSHLLQACVDEFKENEDLPNTTNPDDWARISGKKGERIVFIRTLVTGKQGADTGRSIDTVANTGQYL
- a CDS encoding ferredoxin yields the protein MTVQQEAPTGGGGEAGEPLEVWIDQDLCTGDGICVQYAPEVFELDIDGLAYVKSAEDELLQEAGATTPVPLTLLQDVVDSAKECPGDCIHVRRVSDRVEVFGPDAE
- a CDS encoding tRNA (adenine-N1)-methyltransferase; its protein translation is MSEPTGAARRRGPFEVGDQVQLTDPKGRHYTFTLEAGKNFHTHKGSFPHDELIGSPEGSVVRTTGNVAYLALRPLLPDYVLSMPRGAAVVYPKDAGQILAFADIFPGARVVEAGVGSGSLSSFLLRAIGDQGMLHSYERRADFAEIATANVERYFGGPHPAWKLTVGDLQDNLDETDVDRVILDMLAPWECLEAVKKALVPGGILCCYVATTTQLSKTVESIREIGCFAEPQPWESMIRNWHVEGLAVRPDHRMIGHTGFLVTARRLADGVEPPMRRRRPAKGAYGEDYDGPGSDRSA
- a CDS encoding site-2 protease family protein, with the translated sequence MGRPFGVPVYVSPSWFLVAALITWVFGDQLDRVLPDLGPVRYLVSLFFAVAFYASVLVHELAHTVAALRFKLPVRRIQLQFFGGVSEIEKESETPGREFVLAFVGPLLSLLLTGAFYLGMKAVDPATVPGVLLAGLTISNLLVAAFNLLPGLPLDGGRMLRAVIWGITGKPMTGTIAAAWVGRGLAIAVLLGLPLLTHTGVLGNRTQEIGGMNTVMDALLAAILAGIIWTGAGNSLRMARLREHLPELRARTLTRRAIPVENATPLSEALRRANEAGARALVVVDGQGDPTAIVRETAIASVPEHRRPWVAVSTLAQDLTDGMKVSADLTGEELLDHLRATPATEYLVLEPGGTIYGVLSTLDVEKAFVKAMARPQS